The following proteins come from a genomic window of Ovis canadensis isolate MfBH-ARS-UI-01 breed Bighorn chromosome 22, ARS-UI_OviCan_v2, whole genome shotgun sequence:
- the JAKMIP3 gene encoding janus kinase and microtubule-interacting protein 3 isoform X9, whose product MSKKGAGGRSKGDKAEVLAALQAANEDLRAKLTEIQIELQQEKSKVGRVEREKNQELRQVREHEQHKSAVLLTELRTKLHEEKMKELQALREALLRQHEAELLRVIRTKDSENQRLQALLHAVRDGGPDRARTVLLSEAKEEAKKGFEVEKVKMQQEISELKGAKRQVEEALTLVIRADKIKAAEIRSVYHLHQEEISRIKKECEREIRRLEQQLDEKDARRFQLKIAELSAIIRKLEDRNALLSEERNELLKRVREAESQYKPLLDKNKRLTRKNEDLSHSLRRMENKLKFVTQENIEMRQRAGIIRRPSSLNDLDQSQDEREVDFLKLQIVEQQHLIDELSKTLETAGYVKSVLERDKLLRYRKQRKKMAKLPKPVVVETFFGYDEEASLESDGSSISYQTDRTDQTPCTPDDDLEEGMAKEETELRFRQLTMEYQALQRAYALLQEQVGGTLDAEREVKTREQLQADVQRAQARIEDLQKTLAGQGQDMKWIEEKQALFRRNQELVEKIKQMETEEARLKHDVQDAKDQNELLEFRILELEERERKSPAITFHHTPFVDGKSPLQAYCEAEGVTDILVSELMKKLDLLGDNANLTNEEQVVVIQARTVLTLAEKWLQQIEEMESALQRKMVDLESEKELFSKQKGYLDEELDYRKQCLDQAHKRILELEAMLYDALQQEAGAKVAELLSEEEREKLGVAVEQWKRQVMSELRERDAQILRERMELLQLAQQRIKELEERIEAQKRQIKELEEKLSFCGRSSPGHSGVPPFPPALPESSGRPSLKTRGEPASADPLPSRRRERGGL is encoded by the exons ATGTCCAAGAAGGGCGCCGGCGGCCGGAGCAAGGGGGACAAGGCGGAGGTCCTCGCCGCCCTGCAGGCTGCCAACGAGGACCTGCGGGCCAAGCTCACTGAGATCCAGATCGAGCTGCAGCAGGAAAAGAGCAAG GTCGGCCGGGTGGAGAGGGAGAAGAACCAGGAGCTCAGGCAGGTGCGGGAGCACGAGCAGCACAAGAGCGCCGTCCTGCTCACCGAGCTCAGGACCAAGCTGCACGAGGAGAAGATGAAGGAGCTGCAGGCGCTGCGGGAGGCGCTGCTGCGGCAGCATGAGGCCGAGCTGCTGCGCGTCATCAGGACCAAGGACAGCGAGAACCAGCGGCTGCAGGCGCTGCTGCACGCCGTGCGCGACGGCGGCCCCGACAGGGCGCGCACCGTGCTGCTGTCCGAGGCCAAGGAGGAGGCCAAGAAGGGCTTCGAGGTGGAGAAGGTGAAGATGCAGCAAGAGATCTCGGAGCTGAAGGGCGCCAAGAGGCAGGTGGAGGAGGCGCTGACCCTGGTCATCCGCGCCGACAAGATCAAGGCCGCGGAGATCAGGAGCGTGTACCACCTGCACCAGGAGGAGATCTCCCGCATCAAGAAGGAGTGCGAGCGCGAGATCCGCCGGCTG gaACAGCAGTTGGATGAAAAGGATGCTCGGCGTTTCCAACTTAAGATTGCGGAGCTGAGCGCGATCATCCGGAAACTCGAGGACCGCAATGCCCTGCTGTCGGAGGAGCGGAACGAACTG TTGAAGCGTGTAAGGGAAGCTGAAAGTCAGTACAAGCCATTGCTGGACAAAAACAAACGCCTTACTCGGAAGAACGAAGATCTGTCCCACAGTTTACGTCGGATGGAAAACAAGTTAAAATTTGTCACCCAGGAGAACATAGAGATG AGGCAGAGAGCAGGGATCATACGGAGACCCAGCTCCTTGAACGACCTGGATCAGAGTCAGGACGAGCGGGAGGTGGACTTCTTGAAGTTGCAGATTGTTGAGCAGCAGCACCTCATAGACGAGCTCTCCAAG ACCCTGGAGACCGCTGGCTACGTGAAGAGCGTGTTA GAACGTGATAAGCTTTTAAGATAtcggaaacaaagaaagaaaatggcgaAACTCCCCAAG CCGGTTGTCGTGGAGACCTTCTTTGGATATGATGAAGAGGCTTCTCTGGAGTCCGACGGTTCTTCCATCTCTTACCAAACAGACAGGACAGACCAGACCCCGTGCACCCCAGACGACGACCTGGAGGAG GGCATGGCCAAGGAGGAGACAGAGCTGCGGTTCCGCCAGCTAACCATGGAGTACCAGGCTCTGCAGCGGGCCTACGCGCTGCTGCAGGAGCAGGTCGGAGGGACGCTGGACGCAGAGCGAGAAGTTAAG ACCCGTGAGCAGCTGCAGGCGGACGTGCAGCGGGCGCAGGCACGCATCGAGGACCTGCAGAAGACCCTGGCTGGGCAGGGCCAG GATATGAAGTGGATTGAAGAGAAGCAAGCGCTGTTTCGGAGAAATCAGGAGCTTGTGGAAAAG attaaacaAATGGAGACAGAAGAAGCTCGGTTAAAACACGACGTCCAGGATGCGAAGGACCAGAACGAGCTGCTGGAGTTCCGGATCCtggagctggag gagagggagaggaagtcTCCCGCCATCACCTTCCACCACACCCCCTTCGTGGACGGGAAGAGCCCCCTGCAGGCGTACTGCGAGGCGGAAGGCGTGACG GACATCCTGGTCTCAGAGCTGATGAAGAAGCTGGACCTGCTGGGGGACAACGCC AATCTAACCAATGAGGAGCAAGTGGTCGTCATCCAAGCCAGGACAGTCCTGACCTTGGCCGAGAAG TGGCTCCAGCAGATCGAGGAGATGGAGTCGGCCCTGCAGCGGAAGATGGTGGACCTAGAGAGCGAGAAG GAACTGTTCAGTAAGCAGAAGGGCTACCTGGACGAGGAGCTCGACTACCGGAAGCAGTGCTTGGACCAGGCTCACAAG CGCATCCTGGAGCTGGAAGCCATGTTGTACGATGCCCTGCAGCAGGAGGCCGGGGCCAAAGTGGCTGAGCTGCTATCCGAGGAGGAGCGCGAGAAGCTCGGGGTGGCGGTGGAGCAGTGGAAGCGCCAGGTCATGAGCGAGCTGCGGGAGCGGGACGCCCAGATCCTGCGGGAGCGCATGGAGCTTTTGCAACTGGCGCAGCAG AGAATTAAAGAATTAGAAGAAAGAATAGAAGCCCAGAAGAGGCAAATAAAGGAACTGGAGGAAAAG CTTTCATTCTGTGGTCGTAGCTCGCCCGGGCACTCTGGCGTG CCCCCCTTTCCTCCAGCTTTACCGGAGAGCAGCGGGCGCCCGTCCCTGAAGACTCGGGGGGAGCCGGCCTCTGCAGACCCCCTGCCGtcgaggaggagggagagagggggtcTCTGA
- the JAKMIP3 gene encoding janus kinase and microtubule-interacting protein 3 isoform X1, which translates to MSKKGAGGRSKGDKAEVLAALQAANEDLRAKLTEIQIELQQEKSKVGRVEREKNQELRQVREHEQHKSAVLLTELRTKLHEEKMKELQALREALLRQHEAELLRVIRTKDSENQRLQALLHAVRDGGPDRARTVLLSEAKEEAKKGFEVEKVKMQQEISELKGAKRQVEEALTLVIRADKIKAAEIRSVYHLHQEEISRIKKECEREIRRLMEEIKFKDRAVFVLERELGVQAGHAQRLQLQKEALDEQLSQVKETDRHPGSPRRELPHASGAGDASDHSGSPEQQLDEKDARRFQLKIAELSAIIRKLEDRNALLSEERNELLKRVREAESQYKPLLDKNKRLTRKNEDLSHSLRRMENKLKFVTQENIEMRQRAGIIRRPSSLNDLDQSQDEREVDFLKLQIVEQQHLIDELSKTLETAGYVKSVLERDKLLRYRKQRKKMAKLPKKPVVVETFFGYDEEASLESDGSSISYQTDRTDQTPCTPDDDLEEGMAKEETELRFRQLTMEYQALQRAYALLQEQVGGTLDAEREVKTREQLQADVQRAQARIEDLQKTLAGQGQDMKWIEEKQALFRRNQELVEKIKQMETEEARLKHDVQDAKDQNELLEFRILELEERERKSPAITFHHTPFVDGKSPLQAYCEAEGVTDILVSELMKKLDLLGDNAVSNLTNEEQVVVIQARTVLTLAEKWLQQIEEMESALQRKMVDLESEKELFSKQKGYLDEELDYRKQCLDQAHKRILELEAMLYDALQQEAGAKVAELLSEEEREKLGVAVEQWKRQVMSELRERDAQILRERMELLQLAQQRIKELEERIEAQKRQIKELEEKLSFCGRSSPGHSGVPPFPPALPESSGRPSLKTRGEPASADPLPSRRRERGGL; encoded by the exons ATGTCCAAGAAGGGCGCCGGCGGCCGGAGCAAGGGGGACAAGGCGGAGGTCCTCGCCGCCCTGCAGGCTGCCAACGAGGACCTGCGGGCCAAGCTCACTGAGATCCAGATCGAGCTGCAGCAGGAAAAGAGCAAG GTCGGCCGGGTGGAGAGGGAGAAGAACCAGGAGCTCAGGCAGGTGCGGGAGCACGAGCAGCACAAGAGCGCCGTCCTGCTCACCGAGCTCAGGACCAAGCTGCACGAGGAGAAGATGAAGGAGCTGCAGGCGCTGCGGGAGGCGCTGCTGCGGCAGCATGAGGCCGAGCTGCTGCGCGTCATCAGGACCAAGGACAGCGAGAACCAGCGGCTGCAGGCGCTGCTGCACGCCGTGCGCGACGGCGGCCCCGACAGGGCGCGCACCGTGCTGCTGTCCGAGGCCAAGGAGGAGGCCAAGAAGGGCTTCGAGGTGGAGAAGGTGAAGATGCAGCAAGAGATCTCGGAGCTGAAGGGCGCCAAGAGGCAGGTGGAGGAGGCGCTGACCCTGGTCATCCGCGCCGACAAGATCAAGGCCGCGGAGATCAGGAGCGTGTACCACCTGCACCAGGAGGAGATCTCCCGCATCAAGAAGGAGTGCGAGCGCGAGATCCGCCGGCTG ATGGAGGAGATAAAATTTAAAGACAGAGCAGTCTTCGTGCTGGAGAGAGAGTTAGGGGTTCAAGCCGGGCATGCTCAGAGACTCCAGCTCCAAAAAGAGGCTCTAGACGAGCAGCTGTCCCAGGTCAAAGAGACCGACCGGCACCCGGGCAGCCCCAGGCGGGAGCTTCCTCACGCAAGCGGTGCAGGAGACGCCTCAGACCACTCGGGAAGCCCT gaACAGCAGTTGGATGAAAAGGATGCTCGGCGTTTCCAACTTAAGATTGCGGAGCTGAGCGCGATCATCCGGAAACTCGAGGACCGCAATGCCCTGCTGTCGGAGGAGCGGAACGAACTG TTGAAGCGTGTAAGGGAAGCTGAAAGTCAGTACAAGCCATTGCTGGACAAAAACAAACGCCTTACTCGGAAGAACGAAGATCTGTCCCACAGTTTACGTCGGATGGAAAACAAGTTAAAATTTGTCACCCAGGAGAACATAGAGATG AGGCAGAGAGCAGGGATCATACGGAGACCCAGCTCCTTGAACGACCTGGATCAGAGTCAGGACGAGCGGGAGGTGGACTTCTTGAAGTTGCAGATTGTTGAGCAGCAGCACCTCATAGACGAGCTCTCCAAG ACCCTGGAGACCGCTGGCTACGTGAAGAGCGTGTTA GAACGTGATAAGCTTTTAAGATAtcggaaacaaagaaagaaaatggcgaAACTCCCCAAG AAGCCGGTTGTCGTGGAGACCTTCTTTGGATATGATGAAGAGGCTTCTCTGGAGTCCGACGGTTCTTCCATCTCTTACCAAACAGACAGGACAGACCAGACCCCGTGCACCCCAGACGACGACCTGGAGGAG GGCATGGCCAAGGAGGAGACAGAGCTGCGGTTCCGCCAGCTAACCATGGAGTACCAGGCTCTGCAGCGGGCCTACGCGCTGCTGCAGGAGCAGGTCGGAGGGACGCTGGACGCAGAGCGAGAAGTTAAG ACCCGTGAGCAGCTGCAGGCGGACGTGCAGCGGGCGCAGGCACGCATCGAGGACCTGCAGAAGACCCTGGCTGGGCAGGGCCAG GATATGAAGTGGATTGAAGAGAAGCAAGCGCTGTTTCGGAGAAATCAGGAGCTTGTGGAAAAG attaaacaAATGGAGACAGAAGAAGCTCGGTTAAAACACGACGTCCAGGATGCGAAGGACCAGAACGAGCTGCTGGAGTTCCGGATCCtggagctggag gagagggagaggaagtcTCCCGCCATCACCTTCCACCACACCCCCTTCGTGGACGGGAAGAGCCCCCTGCAGGCGTACTGCGAGGCGGAAGGCGTGACG GACATCCTGGTCTCAGAGCTGATGAAGAAGCTGGACCTGCTGGGGGACAACGCCGTAAGT AATCTAACCAATGAGGAGCAAGTGGTCGTCATCCAAGCCAGGACAGTCCTGACCTTGGCCGAGAAG TGGCTCCAGCAGATCGAGGAGATGGAGTCGGCCCTGCAGCGGAAGATGGTGGACCTAGAGAGCGAGAAG GAACTGTTCAGTAAGCAGAAGGGCTACCTGGACGAGGAGCTCGACTACCGGAAGCAGTGCTTGGACCAGGCTCACAAG CGCATCCTGGAGCTGGAAGCCATGTTGTACGATGCCCTGCAGCAGGAGGCCGGGGCCAAAGTGGCTGAGCTGCTATCCGAGGAGGAGCGCGAGAAGCTCGGGGTGGCGGTGGAGCAGTGGAAGCGCCAGGTCATGAGCGAGCTGCGGGAGCGGGACGCCCAGATCCTGCGGGAGCGCATGGAGCTTTTGCAACTGGCGCAGCAG AGAATTAAAGAATTAGAAGAAAGAATAGAAGCCCAGAAGAGGCAAATAAAGGAACTGGAGGAAAAG CTTTCATTCTGTGGTCGTAGCTCGCCCGGGCACTCTGGCGTG CCCCCCTTTCCTCCAGCTTTACCGGAGAGCAGCGGGCGCCCGTCCCTGAAGACTCGGGGGGAGCCGGCCTCTGCAGACCCCCTGCCGtcgaggaggagggagagagggggtcTCTGA
- the JAKMIP3 gene encoding janus kinase and microtubule-interacting protein 3 isoform X3 codes for MSKKGAGGRSKGDKAEVLAALQAANEDLRAKLTEIQIELQQEKSKVGRVEREKNQELRQVREHEQHKSAVLLTELRTKLHEEKMKELQALREALLRQHEAELLRVIRTKDSENQRLQALLHAVRDGGPDRARTVLLSEAKEEAKKGFEVEKVKMQQEISELKGAKRQVEEALTLVIRADKIKAAEIRSVYHLHQEEISRIKKECEREIRRLMEEIKFKDRAVFVLERELGVQAGHAQRLQLQKEALDEQLSQVKETDRHPGSPRRELPHASGAGDASDHSGSPEQQLDEKDARRFQLKIAELSAIIRKLEDRNALLSEERNELLKRVREAESQYKPLLDKNKRLTRKNEDLSHSLRRMENKLKFVTQENIEMRQRAGIIRRPSSLNDLDQSQDEREVDFLKLQIVEQQHLIDELSKTLETAGYVKSVLERDKLLRYRKQRKKMAKLPKKPVVVETFFGYDEEASLESDGSSISYQTDRTDQTPCTPDDDLEEGMAKEETELRFRQLTMEYQALQRAYALLQEQVGGTLDAEREVKTREQLQADVQRAQARIEDLQKTLAGQGQDMKWIEEKQALFRRNQELVEKIKQMETEEARLKHDVQDAKDQNELLEFRILELEERERKSPAITFHHTPFVDGKSPLQAYCEAEGVTDILVSELMKKLDLLGDNANLTNEEQVVVIQARTVLTLAEKWLQQIEEMESALQRKMVDLESEKELFSKQKGYLDEELDYRKQCLDQAHKRILELEAMLYDALQQEAGAKVAELLSEEEREKLGVAVEQWKRQVMSELRERDAQILRERMELLQLAQQRIKELEERIEAQKRQIKELEEKLSFCGRSSPGHSGVPPFPPALPESSGRPSLKTRGEPASADPLPSRRRERGGL; via the exons ATGTCCAAGAAGGGCGCCGGCGGCCGGAGCAAGGGGGACAAGGCGGAGGTCCTCGCCGCCCTGCAGGCTGCCAACGAGGACCTGCGGGCCAAGCTCACTGAGATCCAGATCGAGCTGCAGCAGGAAAAGAGCAAG GTCGGCCGGGTGGAGAGGGAGAAGAACCAGGAGCTCAGGCAGGTGCGGGAGCACGAGCAGCACAAGAGCGCCGTCCTGCTCACCGAGCTCAGGACCAAGCTGCACGAGGAGAAGATGAAGGAGCTGCAGGCGCTGCGGGAGGCGCTGCTGCGGCAGCATGAGGCCGAGCTGCTGCGCGTCATCAGGACCAAGGACAGCGAGAACCAGCGGCTGCAGGCGCTGCTGCACGCCGTGCGCGACGGCGGCCCCGACAGGGCGCGCACCGTGCTGCTGTCCGAGGCCAAGGAGGAGGCCAAGAAGGGCTTCGAGGTGGAGAAGGTGAAGATGCAGCAAGAGATCTCGGAGCTGAAGGGCGCCAAGAGGCAGGTGGAGGAGGCGCTGACCCTGGTCATCCGCGCCGACAAGATCAAGGCCGCGGAGATCAGGAGCGTGTACCACCTGCACCAGGAGGAGATCTCCCGCATCAAGAAGGAGTGCGAGCGCGAGATCCGCCGGCTG ATGGAGGAGATAAAATTTAAAGACAGAGCAGTCTTCGTGCTGGAGAGAGAGTTAGGGGTTCAAGCCGGGCATGCTCAGAGACTCCAGCTCCAAAAAGAGGCTCTAGACGAGCAGCTGTCCCAGGTCAAAGAGACCGACCGGCACCCGGGCAGCCCCAGGCGGGAGCTTCCTCACGCAAGCGGTGCAGGAGACGCCTCAGACCACTCGGGAAGCCCT gaACAGCAGTTGGATGAAAAGGATGCTCGGCGTTTCCAACTTAAGATTGCGGAGCTGAGCGCGATCATCCGGAAACTCGAGGACCGCAATGCCCTGCTGTCGGAGGAGCGGAACGAACTG TTGAAGCGTGTAAGGGAAGCTGAAAGTCAGTACAAGCCATTGCTGGACAAAAACAAACGCCTTACTCGGAAGAACGAAGATCTGTCCCACAGTTTACGTCGGATGGAAAACAAGTTAAAATTTGTCACCCAGGAGAACATAGAGATG AGGCAGAGAGCAGGGATCATACGGAGACCCAGCTCCTTGAACGACCTGGATCAGAGTCAGGACGAGCGGGAGGTGGACTTCTTGAAGTTGCAGATTGTTGAGCAGCAGCACCTCATAGACGAGCTCTCCAAG ACCCTGGAGACCGCTGGCTACGTGAAGAGCGTGTTA GAACGTGATAAGCTTTTAAGATAtcggaaacaaagaaagaaaatggcgaAACTCCCCAAG AAGCCGGTTGTCGTGGAGACCTTCTTTGGATATGATGAAGAGGCTTCTCTGGAGTCCGACGGTTCTTCCATCTCTTACCAAACAGACAGGACAGACCAGACCCCGTGCACCCCAGACGACGACCTGGAGGAG GGCATGGCCAAGGAGGAGACAGAGCTGCGGTTCCGCCAGCTAACCATGGAGTACCAGGCTCTGCAGCGGGCCTACGCGCTGCTGCAGGAGCAGGTCGGAGGGACGCTGGACGCAGAGCGAGAAGTTAAG ACCCGTGAGCAGCTGCAGGCGGACGTGCAGCGGGCGCAGGCACGCATCGAGGACCTGCAGAAGACCCTGGCTGGGCAGGGCCAG GATATGAAGTGGATTGAAGAGAAGCAAGCGCTGTTTCGGAGAAATCAGGAGCTTGTGGAAAAG attaaacaAATGGAGACAGAAGAAGCTCGGTTAAAACACGACGTCCAGGATGCGAAGGACCAGAACGAGCTGCTGGAGTTCCGGATCCtggagctggag gagagggagaggaagtcTCCCGCCATCACCTTCCACCACACCCCCTTCGTGGACGGGAAGAGCCCCCTGCAGGCGTACTGCGAGGCGGAAGGCGTGACG GACATCCTGGTCTCAGAGCTGATGAAGAAGCTGGACCTGCTGGGGGACAACGCC AATCTAACCAATGAGGAGCAAGTGGTCGTCATCCAAGCCAGGACAGTCCTGACCTTGGCCGAGAAG TGGCTCCAGCAGATCGAGGAGATGGAGTCGGCCCTGCAGCGGAAGATGGTGGACCTAGAGAGCGAGAAG GAACTGTTCAGTAAGCAGAAGGGCTACCTGGACGAGGAGCTCGACTACCGGAAGCAGTGCTTGGACCAGGCTCACAAG CGCATCCTGGAGCTGGAAGCCATGTTGTACGATGCCCTGCAGCAGGAGGCCGGGGCCAAAGTGGCTGAGCTGCTATCCGAGGAGGAGCGCGAGAAGCTCGGGGTGGCGGTGGAGCAGTGGAAGCGCCAGGTCATGAGCGAGCTGCGGGAGCGGGACGCCCAGATCCTGCGGGAGCGCATGGAGCTTTTGCAACTGGCGCAGCAG AGAATTAAAGAATTAGAAGAAAGAATAGAAGCCCAGAAGAGGCAAATAAAGGAACTGGAGGAAAAG CTTTCATTCTGTGGTCGTAGCTCGCCCGGGCACTCTGGCGTG CCCCCCTTTCCTCCAGCTTTACCGGAGAGCAGCGGGCGCCCGTCCCTGAAGACTCGGGGGGAGCCGGCCTCTGCAGACCCCCTGCCGtcgaggaggagggagagagggggtcTCTGA
- the JAKMIP3 gene encoding janus kinase and microtubule-interacting protein 3 isoform X5 — protein sequence MSKKGAGGRSKGDKAEVLAALQAANEDLRAKLTEIQIELQQEKSKVGRVEREKNQELRQVREHEQHKSAVLLTELRTKLHEEKMKELQALREALLRQHEAELLRVIRTKDSENQRLQALLHAVRDGGPDRARTVLLSEAKEEAKKGFEVEKVKMQQEISELKGAKRQVEEALTLVIRADKIKAAEIRSVYHLHQEEISRIKKECEREIRRLMEEIKFKDRAVFVLERELGVQAGHAQRLQLQKEALDEQLSQVKETDRHPGSPRRELPHASGAGDASDHSGSPEQQLDEKDARRFQLKIAELSAIIRKLEDRNALLSEERNELLKRVREAESQYKPLLDKNKRLTRKNEDLSHSLRRMENKLKFVTQENIEMRQRAGIIRRPSSLNDLDQSQDEREVDFLKLQIVEQQHLIDELSKTLETAGYVKSVLERDKLLRYRKQRKKMAKLPKKPVVVETFFGYDEEASLESDGSSISYQTDRTDQTPCTPDDDLEEGMAKEETELRFRQLTMEYQALQRAYALLQEQVGGTLDAEREVKTREQLQADVQRAQARIEDLQKTLAGQGQDMKWIEEKQALFRRNQELVEKIKQMETEEARLKHDVQDAKDQNELLEFRILELEERERKSPAITFHHTPFVDGKSPLQAYCEAEGVTDILVSELMKKLDLLGDNAVSNLTNEEQVVVIQARTVLTLAEKWLQQIEEMESALQRKMVDLESEKELFSKQKGYLDEELDYRKQCLDQAHKRILELEAMLYDALQQEAGAKVAELLSEEEREKLGVAVEQWKRQVMSELRERDAQILRERMELLQLAQQRIKELEERIEAQKRQIKELEEKPPFPPALPESSGRPSLKTRGEPASADPLPSRRRERGGL from the exons ATGTCCAAGAAGGGCGCCGGCGGCCGGAGCAAGGGGGACAAGGCGGAGGTCCTCGCCGCCCTGCAGGCTGCCAACGAGGACCTGCGGGCCAAGCTCACTGAGATCCAGATCGAGCTGCAGCAGGAAAAGAGCAAG GTCGGCCGGGTGGAGAGGGAGAAGAACCAGGAGCTCAGGCAGGTGCGGGAGCACGAGCAGCACAAGAGCGCCGTCCTGCTCACCGAGCTCAGGACCAAGCTGCACGAGGAGAAGATGAAGGAGCTGCAGGCGCTGCGGGAGGCGCTGCTGCGGCAGCATGAGGCCGAGCTGCTGCGCGTCATCAGGACCAAGGACAGCGAGAACCAGCGGCTGCAGGCGCTGCTGCACGCCGTGCGCGACGGCGGCCCCGACAGGGCGCGCACCGTGCTGCTGTCCGAGGCCAAGGAGGAGGCCAAGAAGGGCTTCGAGGTGGAGAAGGTGAAGATGCAGCAAGAGATCTCGGAGCTGAAGGGCGCCAAGAGGCAGGTGGAGGAGGCGCTGACCCTGGTCATCCGCGCCGACAAGATCAAGGCCGCGGAGATCAGGAGCGTGTACCACCTGCACCAGGAGGAGATCTCCCGCATCAAGAAGGAGTGCGAGCGCGAGATCCGCCGGCTG ATGGAGGAGATAAAATTTAAAGACAGAGCAGTCTTCGTGCTGGAGAGAGAGTTAGGGGTTCAAGCCGGGCATGCTCAGAGACTCCAGCTCCAAAAAGAGGCTCTAGACGAGCAGCTGTCCCAGGTCAAAGAGACCGACCGGCACCCGGGCAGCCCCAGGCGGGAGCTTCCTCACGCAAGCGGTGCAGGAGACGCCTCAGACCACTCGGGAAGCCCT gaACAGCAGTTGGATGAAAAGGATGCTCGGCGTTTCCAACTTAAGATTGCGGAGCTGAGCGCGATCATCCGGAAACTCGAGGACCGCAATGCCCTGCTGTCGGAGGAGCGGAACGAACTG TTGAAGCGTGTAAGGGAAGCTGAAAGTCAGTACAAGCCATTGCTGGACAAAAACAAACGCCTTACTCGGAAGAACGAAGATCTGTCCCACAGTTTACGTCGGATGGAAAACAAGTTAAAATTTGTCACCCAGGAGAACATAGAGATG AGGCAGAGAGCAGGGATCATACGGAGACCCAGCTCCTTGAACGACCTGGATCAGAGTCAGGACGAGCGGGAGGTGGACTTCTTGAAGTTGCAGATTGTTGAGCAGCAGCACCTCATAGACGAGCTCTCCAAG ACCCTGGAGACCGCTGGCTACGTGAAGAGCGTGTTA GAACGTGATAAGCTTTTAAGATAtcggaaacaaagaaagaaaatggcgaAACTCCCCAAG AAGCCGGTTGTCGTGGAGACCTTCTTTGGATATGATGAAGAGGCTTCTCTGGAGTCCGACGGTTCTTCCATCTCTTACCAAACAGACAGGACAGACCAGACCCCGTGCACCCCAGACGACGACCTGGAGGAG GGCATGGCCAAGGAGGAGACAGAGCTGCGGTTCCGCCAGCTAACCATGGAGTACCAGGCTCTGCAGCGGGCCTACGCGCTGCTGCAGGAGCAGGTCGGAGGGACGCTGGACGCAGAGCGAGAAGTTAAG ACCCGTGAGCAGCTGCAGGCGGACGTGCAGCGGGCGCAGGCACGCATCGAGGACCTGCAGAAGACCCTGGCTGGGCAGGGCCAG GATATGAAGTGGATTGAAGAGAAGCAAGCGCTGTTTCGGAGAAATCAGGAGCTTGTGGAAAAG attaaacaAATGGAGACAGAAGAAGCTCGGTTAAAACACGACGTCCAGGATGCGAAGGACCAGAACGAGCTGCTGGAGTTCCGGATCCtggagctggag gagagggagaggaagtcTCCCGCCATCACCTTCCACCACACCCCCTTCGTGGACGGGAAGAGCCCCCTGCAGGCGTACTGCGAGGCGGAAGGCGTGACG GACATCCTGGTCTCAGAGCTGATGAAGAAGCTGGACCTGCTGGGGGACAACGCCGTAAGT AATCTAACCAATGAGGAGCAAGTGGTCGTCATCCAAGCCAGGACAGTCCTGACCTTGGCCGAGAAG TGGCTCCAGCAGATCGAGGAGATGGAGTCGGCCCTGCAGCGGAAGATGGTGGACCTAGAGAGCGAGAAG GAACTGTTCAGTAAGCAGAAGGGCTACCTGGACGAGGAGCTCGACTACCGGAAGCAGTGCTTGGACCAGGCTCACAAG CGCATCCTGGAGCTGGAAGCCATGTTGTACGATGCCCTGCAGCAGGAGGCCGGGGCCAAAGTGGCTGAGCTGCTATCCGAGGAGGAGCGCGAGAAGCTCGGGGTGGCGGTGGAGCAGTGGAAGCGCCAGGTCATGAGCGAGCTGCGGGAGCGGGACGCCCAGATCCTGCGGGAGCGCATGGAGCTTTTGCAACTGGCGCAGCAG AGAATTAAAGAATTAGAAGAAAGAATAGAAGCCCAGAAGAGGCAAATAAAGGAACTGGAGGAAAAG CCCCCCTTTCCTCCAGCTTTACCGGAGAGCAGCGGGCGCCCGTCCCTGAAGACTCGGGGGGAGCCGGCCTCTGCAGACCCCCTGCCGtcgaggaggagggagagagggggtcTCTGA